Proteins from a single region of Anastrepha ludens isolate Willacy chromosome 5, idAnaLude1.1, whole genome shotgun sequence:
- the LOC128864174 gene encoding C-type lectin 37Db-like — translation MQFFRNIAFALALTSLSFIGQTMADWAIEDPEYTTDSVSWEKSSQSKTHVSYTKPQTLTDNYIVTLIKLNWYAAYAFCEQNNWSLIQIETAKDQFEVQNYLNFFNLQANDFWTAGNNLADLRNFRWDYDGPQFRFMNWEFGQPDNSEGREHCVKLIENSLQWGDDSCENSYHFICQRFSHNNTEMSYGYGYI, via the exons atgcaattttttagaaatattgcgTTCGCGCTGGCGCTCACTTCTCTCTCATTTATTGGGCAGACCATGGCAGACTGGGCCATAGAGGATCCCGAGTATACGACAGACAGTGTGAGTTGGGAAAAATCATCTCAAAGTAAGACCCATGTATCCTATACCAAACCGCAAACCCTAACCGATAATTATATTGTCACCCTGATTAAG TTGAACTGGTATGCGGCTTATGCATTTTGTGAGCAAAATAACTGGAGTCTGATCCAAATTGAAACGGCAAAGGATCAATTCGAAGTGCAAAATTATCTAAACTTTTTTA ATCTTCAAGCTAACGACTTCTGGACAGCCGGCAACAATTTAGCAGATCTGCGGAACTTTCGTTGGGACTATGATGGACCCCAATTTAGGTTCATGAATTGGGAATTTGGTCAACCTGATAATTCGGAGGGCAGAGAACATTGTGTTAAATTGATCGAAAATTCTTTGCAATGGGGCGATGATTCTTGCGAGAATAGTTATCATTTCATATGCCAAAGGTTTTCTCATAATAATACCGAGATGTCATACGGTTATGGGTATATATAA